A single Amia ocellicauda isolate fAmiCal2 chromosome 9, fAmiCal2.hap1, whole genome shotgun sequence DNA region contains:
- the LOC136758682 gene encoding ER degradation-enhancing alpha-mannosidase-like protein 3 isoform X1: protein MGERVVSDMGVFEKWVLLVSALCTVCPLQVRSMSKEEKSKIRDQIVEMFDHAYGSYMKYAYPADELMPLSCRGRVRGLEPNRGDIDDSLGKFSLTLIDTLDTLVVLNKLEEFEAGVRRVVQEVRLDNDVVVSVFETNIRVLGGLLGAHVMADMLRKRAEGHMAWYRDELLHMARELGHRLLPAFNTTSGLPYPRVNLRHGVLSPLSRTGTESDTCTACAGTMILEFAALSRLSGESVFEEQARRALDVLWEKRQRGSDLVGTVINIHNGDWVRRDSGVGAGIDSYYEYLMKAYILLGDDVYLERFNTHYAAIMKYISQPPLLLSVHMHNPTVSVRSWMDSLLAFFPGLQVLRGDLKPAIETHEMLYQVTKQHKFLPEAFTTEFRVHWGQHPLRPEFAESTYFLYKATGDPHYLGVGRSIVEKLNTHARVPCGFAAVQDVRTGTHEDRMDSFFLAEMFKYLYLLFSEKSELPIDIDHYVFTTEAHLLPVSLSTALSPCRHNRTNGPPAVEDDLFTHSCPSAQTLFPNNPSFAKTIRDSYKYLTGAGAAPPSSPIRGIELPLHDNGMEPMEFLKSMGISLTPLSDGSVGVSSSGSPLEPSSSQNGVYRVKLIAEVTTEEEEEAVVPLAVQIISPPFLGRTVLTAGPAKFGMDLTKQEHGVKGSVVRSVPFSACSVLENAVELHGRVGVALRGDCMFAAKARRLQEAGVIGIIFIDHREGSSSEETPLFQMVGDGGGTEDITVPLLFLFRREGAILLDALDTHRNVDVLLLPRDRHLGREAGKAERPLGMNIKIRLADESDLMAEGLQGGPGKSTTIELLLETDEEERVPAPLGHCSPPEEAPAKQGPEETPSLLSSSDSDTQNPQGSQLGAKQQQVSSTDRPTDVPYHQPSSSSSSQVSDPDP from the exons ATGGGAGAACGTGTGGTCTCCGACATGGGAGTATTTGAGAAGTGGGTCCTGCTCGTCTCCGCGCTGTGCACCGTCTGCCCGCTGCAGGTCCGGTCCATGTCGAAGGAGGAGAAGTCGAAAATCCG GGACCAGATTGTGGAGATGTTCGATCATGCCTACGGCAGCTACATG aaATACGCTTACCCAGCGGACGAGCTCATGCCGCTGAGCTGCAGGGGGAGGGTGCGTGGGCTGGAGCCAAACCGTGGAGACATTGACGACTCGCTTGGCAA GTTCTCTCTCACCCTCATCGACACCCTGGACACATTAGTG gTTTTGAATAAGCTGGAGGAGTTTGAGGCGGGGGTGCGTCGAGTGGTGCAGGAGGTGCGCCTGGACAATGACGTTGTGGTCTCCGTGTTCGAGACCAACATCCGCGTGTTGGG AGGCCTGCTGGGGGCGCACGTGATGGCAGACATGCTGCGGAAGCGGGCAGAGGGGCACATGGCCTGGTACCGGGACGAGCTGCTGCACATGGCCCGGGAGTTGGGGCACCGCCTGCTGCCCGCTTTCAACACCACCAGCGGCCTGCCGTACCCTCGG GTGAACCTGCGCCACGGGGTCCTCAGCCCGCTGTCCCGCACAGGCACGGAGTCGGACACCTGCACGGCCTGCGCAGGGACCATGATCCTGGAGTTCGCAGCGCTCAGCCGGCTATCAGGGGAGAGCGTGTTCGAG GAACAAGCACGCAGGGCTCTGGATGTGCTGTGGGAGAAGAGACAGAGGGGCAGTGACCTCGTGGGCACCGTCATCAACATCCACAATGGGGACTGGGTCCGCAGGG aCAGTGGAGTGGGAGCAGGCATTGACTCGTACTACGAGTACCTGATGAAGGCCTACATCCTGCTGGGGGATGATGTGTACCTGGAGAGATTCAACACT CACTACGCTGCCATCATGAAGTACATCAGCCAGCCCCCCCTGCTGCTCAGCGTCCACATGCACAACCCCACGGTCAGCGTGCGCAGCTGGATGGACTCTCTGCTCGCCTTTTTCCCCGGATTGCAG GTGCTGAGGGGGGATCTGAAGCCTGCTATAGAGACGCACGAGATGCTGTACCAAGTCACCAAGCAGCACAAGTTCCTGCCGGAG GCCTTCACCACAGAGTTCAGAGTTCACTGGGGCCAGCACCCCCTCAGGCCGGAGTTTGCAGAGAGCACCTACTTCCTGTACAAG GCCACCGGAGACCCCCACTACCTGGGAGTAGGCCGCTCCATTGTGGAGAAGCTGAACACTCACGCTCGTGTCCCCTGTGGCTTTGCTGCCGTGCAGGACGTCCGCACCGGCACACATGAGGACAG GATGGACTCGTTCTTCCTGGCCGAGATGTTCAAATACCTGTATCTGCTGTTCTCGGAAAAGAGTGAGCTGCCCATTGACATCGACCACTACGTCTTCACCACTGAGGCCCACCTGCTGCCCGTGTCCTTGTCCACCGCCCTGTCGCCCTGCCGCCACAACCGCACG AATGGCCCCCCTGCTGTGGAGGACGACCTGTTCACCCACTCCTGCCCCAGCGCCCAGACTCTCTTCCCCAACAACCCCTCCTTCGCCAAGACCATCCGTGACAGCTACAAATACCTCACAGGGGCCGGGGCTGCACCGCCCTCTTCCCCGATCAG ggGGATTGAGTTGCCCTTGCATGACAATGGCATGGAGCCGATGGAATTCCTGAAGAGCATGGGCATCTCCCTGACCCCACTGAGTGACGGCAGCGTGGGGGTCAGCAGCTCAGGCTCGCCCCTG GAGCCCTCCTCCTCTCAGAATGGGGTGTACCGGGTGAAGCTGATCGCGGAGGTGACcaccgaggaggaggaggaggcagtgGTGCCACTTGCTGTGCAGATCATCTCCCCCCCATTCCTGGGCAGGACGGTGTTGACCGCTGGACCCGCCAAGTTTGGGATGGACCTCACCAAGCAGGAGCACGGG GTGAAGGGCAGTGTGGTACGTAGCGTGCCGTTCAGTGCGTGCAGTGTGTTGGAGAACGCGGTGGAGCTGCACGGCCGTGTGGGTGTGGCCCTGCGCGGGGACTGCATGTTCGCGGCCAAGGCTCGCCGTCTGCAGGAGGCCGGGGTCATCGGCATCATCTTCATCG ACCACCGcgagggcagcagcagtgaaGAGACACCGCTGTTCCAGATGGTGGGGGACGGCGGGGGGACAGAGGACATCACTGTGCCGCTGCTTTTTCTGTTCAGGCGTGAGGGCGCCATACTGCTGGATGCGCTGGACACTCACCGCAATGTGGACGTCCTTCTGCTGCCCCGGGATCGCCATCTGGGCCGAG AGGCggggaaggcagagaggccGCTTGGAATGAACATCAAGATCCGGCTGGCGGACGAGAGTGATCTGATGGCAGAGGGGCTGCAGGGTGGGCCAGGCAAGAGCACCACCATCGAGCTGCTGCTGGAGACGGACGAGGAGGAGCGGGTGCCAGCACCGCTGGGCCACTGCTCCCCCCCTGAGGAGGCTCCCGCAAAACAGGGGCCCGAGGAGACCCCCTCCCTGCTCAGCAGCTCGGACAGTGACACCCAGAACCCACAGGGGTCACAGCTGGGCGCAAAGCAACAGCAGGTATCAAGTACAGACAGACCAACGGACGTGCCATACCACCagccttcctcctcttcctcctcacaGGTCTCTGACCCTGACCCCTGA
- the LOC136758682 gene encoding ER degradation-enhancing alpha-mannosidase-like protein 3 isoform X2 gives MGERVVSDMGVFEKWVLLVSALCTVCPLQVRSMSKEEKSKIRDQIVEMFDHAYGSYMKYAYPADELMPLSCRGRVRGLEPNRGDIDDSLGKFSLTLIDTLDTLVVLNKLEEFEAGVRRVVQEVRLDNDVVVSVFETNIRVLGGLLGAHVMADMLRKRAEGHMAWYRDELLHMARELGHRLLPAFNTTSGLPYPRVNLRHGVLSPLSRTGTESDTCTACAGTMILEFAALSRLSGESVFEEQARRALDVLWEKRQRGSDLVGTVINIHNGDWVRRDSGVGAGIDSYYEYLMKAYILLGDDVYLERFNTHYAAIMKYISQPPLLLSVHMHNPTVSVRSWMDSLLAFFPGLQVLRGDLKPAIETHEMLYQVTKQHKFLPEAFTTEFRVHWGQHPLRPEFAESTYFLYKATGDPHYLGVGRSIVEKLNTHARVPCGFAAVQDVRTGTHEDRMDSFFLAEMFKYLYLLFSEKSELPIDIDHYVFTTEAHLLPVSLSTALSPCRHNRTNGPPAVEDDLFTHSCPSAQTLFPNNPSFAKTIRDSYKYLTGAGAAPPSSPIRGIELPLHDNGMEPMEFLKSMGISLTPLSDGSVGVSSSGSPLEPSSSQNGVYRVKLIAEVTTEEEEEAVVPLAVQIISPPFLGRTVLTAGPAKFGMDLTKQEHGVKGSVVRSVPFSACSVLENAVELHGRVGVALRGDCMFAAKARRLQEAGVIGIIFIDPLQVQVQGLIPHRSHDH, from the exons ATGGGAGAACGTGTGGTCTCCGACATGGGAGTATTTGAGAAGTGGGTCCTGCTCGTCTCCGCGCTGTGCACCGTCTGCCCGCTGCAGGTCCGGTCCATGTCGAAGGAGGAGAAGTCGAAAATCCG GGACCAGATTGTGGAGATGTTCGATCATGCCTACGGCAGCTACATG aaATACGCTTACCCAGCGGACGAGCTCATGCCGCTGAGCTGCAGGGGGAGGGTGCGTGGGCTGGAGCCAAACCGTGGAGACATTGACGACTCGCTTGGCAA GTTCTCTCTCACCCTCATCGACACCCTGGACACATTAGTG gTTTTGAATAAGCTGGAGGAGTTTGAGGCGGGGGTGCGTCGAGTGGTGCAGGAGGTGCGCCTGGACAATGACGTTGTGGTCTCCGTGTTCGAGACCAACATCCGCGTGTTGGG AGGCCTGCTGGGGGCGCACGTGATGGCAGACATGCTGCGGAAGCGGGCAGAGGGGCACATGGCCTGGTACCGGGACGAGCTGCTGCACATGGCCCGGGAGTTGGGGCACCGCCTGCTGCCCGCTTTCAACACCACCAGCGGCCTGCCGTACCCTCGG GTGAACCTGCGCCACGGGGTCCTCAGCCCGCTGTCCCGCACAGGCACGGAGTCGGACACCTGCACGGCCTGCGCAGGGACCATGATCCTGGAGTTCGCAGCGCTCAGCCGGCTATCAGGGGAGAGCGTGTTCGAG GAACAAGCACGCAGGGCTCTGGATGTGCTGTGGGAGAAGAGACAGAGGGGCAGTGACCTCGTGGGCACCGTCATCAACATCCACAATGGGGACTGGGTCCGCAGGG aCAGTGGAGTGGGAGCAGGCATTGACTCGTACTACGAGTACCTGATGAAGGCCTACATCCTGCTGGGGGATGATGTGTACCTGGAGAGATTCAACACT CACTACGCTGCCATCATGAAGTACATCAGCCAGCCCCCCCTGCTGCTCAGCGTCCACATGCACAACCCCACGGTCAGCGTGCGCAGCTGGATGGACTCTCTGCTCGCCTTTTTCCCCGGATTGCAG GTGCTGAGGGGGGATCTGAAGCCTGCTATAGAGACGCACGAGATGCTGTACCAAGTCACCAAGCAGCACAAGTTCCTGCCGGAG GCCTTCACCACAGAGTTCAGAGTTCACTGGGGCCAGCACCCCCTCAGGCCGGAGTTTGCAGAGAGCACCTACTTCCTGTACAAG GCCACCGGAGACCCCCACTACCTGGGAGTAGGCCGCTCCATTGTGGAGAAGCTGAACACTCACGCTCGTGTCCCCTGTGGCTTTGCTGCCGTGCAGGACGTCCGCACCGGCACACATGAGGACAG GATGGACTCGTTCTTCCTGGCCGAGATGTTCAAATACCTGTATCTGCTGTTCTCGGAAAAGAGTGAGCTGCCCATTGACATCGACCACTACGTCTTCACCACTGAGGCCCACCTGCTGCCCGTGTCCTTGTCCACCGCCCTGTCGCCCTGCCGCCACAACCGCACG AATGGCCCCCCTGCTGTGGAGGACGACCTGTTCACCCACTCCTGCCCCAGCGCCCAGACTCTCTTCCCCAACAACCCCTCCTTCGCCAAGACCATCCGTGACAGCTACAAATACCTCACAGGGGCCGGGGCTGCACCGCCCTCTTCCCCGATCAG ggGGATTGAGTTGCCCTTGCATGACAATGGCATGGAGCCGATGGAATTCCTGAAGAGCATGGGCATCTCCCTGACCCCACTGAGTGACGGCAGCGTGGGGGTCAGCAGCTCAGGCTCGCCCCTG GAGCCCTCCTCCTCTCAGAATGGGGTGTACCGGGTGAAGCTGATCGCGGAGGTGACcaccgaggaggaggaggaggcagtgGTGCCACTTGCTGTGCAGATCATCTCCCCCCCATTCCTGGGCAGGACGGTGTTGACCGCTGGACCCGCCAAGTTTGGGATGGACCTCACCAAGCAGGAGCACGGG GTGAAGGGCAGTGTGGTACGTAGCGTGCCGTTCAGTGCGTGCAGTGTGTTGGAGAACGCGGTGGAGCTGCACGGCCGTGTGGGTGTGGCCCTGCGCGGGGACTGCATGTTCGCGGCCAAGGCTCGCCGTCTGCAGGAGGCCGGGGTCATCGGCATCATCTTCATCG atcctctccaagtccaAGTCCaagggctgattcctcaccgttctcatgatcattga
- the slc31a2 gene encoding protein SLC31A2 isoform X1 produces MMPMHFEDSSSVTLLFDFWNVHGPGGMLLSVFVVLLFTVLYELLKVWKLWLMERSLASNPASPQGSNTALTQATSETSLPPAGHKYRWVLLYSLQAAVHVVQVTLGYMLMLCVMSYNVWIFLGVIVGSGLGYFVAFPLLRLP; encoded by the exons ATGATGCCA ATGCATTTCGAGGATTCCAGTAGCGTGACGCTGCTGTTTGATTTTTGGAATGTCCACGGGCCTGGAG GCATGCTGCTGTCAGTGTTCGTGGTGCTGCTCTTCACAGTGCTGTACGAGCTGCTGAAGGTGTGGAAGCTGTGGTTGATGGAGAGGTCCCTGGCTAGCAACCCGGCCTCGCCCCAGGGCAGCAACACCGCCCTCACCCAGGCCACCTCCGAGACCTCCCTGCCTCCCGCCGGACACAAGTACAG GTGGGTGCTGCTGTACTCCCTGCAGGCGGCGGTCCACGTGGTGCAGGTCACTCTGGGCTACATGCTGATGCTGTGCGTGATGTCATACAACGTATGGATCTTCCTGGGCGTCATCGTGGGCTCTGGGCTCGGCTACTTCGTGGCCTTCCCCCTCCTGCGTCTGCCCTGA
- the slc31a2 gene encoding protein SLC31A2 isoform X2, whose product MLLSVFVVLLFTVLYELLKVWKLWLMERSLASNPASPQGSNTALTQATSETSLPPAGHKYRWVLLYSLQAAVHVVQVTLGYMLMLCVMSYNVWIFLGVIVGSGLGYFVAFPLLRLP is encoded by the exons ATGCTGCTGTCAGTGTTCGTGGTGCTGCTCTTCACAGTGCTGTACGAGCTGCTGAAGGTGTGGAAGCTGTGGTTGATGGAGAGGTCCCTGGCTAGCAACCCGGCCTCGCCCCAGGGCAGCAACACCGCCCTCACCCAGGCCACCTCCGAGACCTCCCTGCCTCCCGCCGGACACAAGTACAG GTGGGTGCTGCTGTACTCCCTGCAGGCGGCGGTCCACGTGGTGCAGGTCACTCTGGGCTACATGCTGATGCTGTGCGTGATGTCATACAACGTATGGATCTTCCTGGGCGTCATCGTGGGCTCTGGGCTCGGCTACTTCGTGGCCTTCCCCCTCCTGCGTCTGCCCTGA